The genomic window TTCGAGTGATCTTCCCCGTCAGCACCTTCGGGTCTCCGGTGCACAGGGCCAGTGCCGCCTCCGCGATGGTCTCCTCCGGTTCGGAGTTGCCGGTGGTGACACCGGGCACGGTGAGGGCGTTCTCGGTGGCGATCGAGTATTCAGGCGCCAGCGTGTTGACCGCGATGTTGTCGTCGTACAGGTCCATCGCGGCGCCCGTGGTGATCCGGTCGATCATGGCCTTGGTGCCGCCGTACAGGCAGGCACCGAACGTCGAGTTCGGGGCGAACGGCGGGCCCTTGCGCGGCCCAGCCTGGGTCGAGGAGATGCTCAGGATCCACCCGGCCCCCCGCTTCCGCATGCCGGGCACCGCCGCCGTCGCCAGATCCCATCCGGCCCAGACGTTCGTCTCCACCGAGTCGTAGAAGGACTCCCGGGTCATCTCGCCGTACAACTGGTCGAAGTGCCGAGTGGCTGCGGCGTTGTTGACGAGGATGTCGACCGGCGCACCGAGCACGGATTCGGCGTGGGCGATCACCGAGGCGCGGTCCGCGGTCGGGTCACCGAGGTCGAATACCAGGGCCTCGGCAGTGCCGCCGTCGGCTCGGATCTGCGCGACGGTCTCCTCGAGCGAGCCCTGCAGACGGCCGTCGCCGGCCCGCAACGATCGCGACACCGCGAGAACGTGGATGCCATCGGCGGCAAATCGTCGCGCGATGGCCCGGCCGATGCCACGGCTCGCGCCGGTGACGACGGCAACGTGCGGAATATCGTTGTCGCTCATCCGTTCACCCCCGAGTCTGCGGGCGCGAAGTACGGCAGTACGACGCCGTCTTCGATCTCGTGGAACTCCACCGCGACAGGCATGTCGATCCGGACGTCGGCGGGCGCGCACCCGATGATGTTCGACACCATGTGGTAGCCCTCGTCGAGCTCGACGATGACCACCACGTAGGGGCTCGTGAAGGCCGGCGTCTGCGGCCTGGTCACCTCGGTGTAGCTGTAGACGGTGCCGCGACCGGAGCCGACCTGCCACTCGAGGCTGTCCGCCCCGCATCCGCGGCACAGCTTGTTCGGGTCGAACTCGGCGTGTCCACACGCCGAGCAGCGCTGGTACCGCAACTCTCCCGCGACGCATCCGTCCCAGAACGGCCTCGACAGGACGGTGGGCTCGGGCAGCGGAATTCCCGCCCGCTGGGGCGCCAGTAAGGTCGTGATGATGTTCTCGCTCATGGTCGTTCACTTCCCAGTAGCAGGACGTCGGTGAAGAAGGCCCCGGCGCCGCCGTTGCTGCACAGCACCACCTCGGGGTCGTCGACCTGGTTGGTCGCGCACACACCCTGGAGTTGGTGCACGGACCGCGCGATGCGCTGGGTCAGCTGCACGATGCCGCCGCCGTGGCTGTACGACATCAGGCCGCCGTCGGTGGTCAACGGCAGCTTCGGGTCGTCACCGGTGACGTTCTCGACGCACCACCGACCGCCCTCGCCCTCCTCGCAGAACTCGAATGCCTCGAACTGCCGGATGATCTCGAAGGAGAAGGGATCGTAGAGTTCGGCCACGTCGACATCGGCGGGCGTGAGCCCGGCCATCGCGAACGACTTACGGGCCGCACGGCGCCCGACGTATCCGTTGGGGATGTCGGAGGACCGGCTGCCGAGATCCCAACTGGGGGCGTGCTGGTAGGACGGGCCCATGTGGTCCAGTCCACCACCGAGGACGTAGACGGGCTTGCCGGGCAGGTCCTTCGCACGCTCGGCGGTGGTGACGATGAGCGCGCAGCCCCCCTCGGAGGTCATCGCGCAGTCGAGGAGGTGGAACGGGTCGGCGATCATGCGCGAGGCCAGGATGTCCTCGGCGGTGAACGGCCCACGGCCGTAGTAGATCGCGTCGGGGTTGATGTTGCCGTTGTTGCGGATAGTCGCCGCGATCTCAGCCATCTGCTCGGACGTCGTGCCGTGCTGGTGCATGTGCCGACGCGCGATCAGTGCGAACTCCGAGGCCGTGTAGAGGCCGAACGGGGCGACGAACTCGTTCGACGGGCGTGTCCACGGCGCGGTGGACTCGCGCTCGGTGTACCGGCCGGCCTCGCCGTCCGCGACCAGCACGGTCTCGCACAGTCCGGCGGCCACGACACTGGCGGCGTGTAGCACACCCGTGATGCCACCGGGGTTGTTCGCGTTCCACACCGGCCCCAGACCAAGCGAGTAGACGATCTGCGGCGCCGTCTTGCTGTACACGCCGTCGATCGTCGTCGGGTCGATACCGGACTCGGCGATGACGCCGCGCGCTGCCTCGAGACTGATGGTGAAGCTGTTGTGGCCCTCCAACACTCGCGCCTGCTCGGTGTTGTAGGCCGCGACGATCACGACGTCGCGGAAGGGATGTGCGGTCACATCGAGTACTCCTGTCTGGATCAAAGATGAAGGGGGCGTTCGCCGATCACGTTGTCGACGGTCAACTGCGCCAGACGCTCCGGATCAACCCCGGCGAGGCGGGCCAGCACCTGGGCGTTGTGCTGGCCGAGAGTCGGCGCCGGTGTCGTGAACGCCGGCGCGGCGTTCGATGCGAACACCACGGGCAGACCCGGGATCTCGAACGCCCCGAGCACCGGATGGTCGAGTTTCTCGGCGAATCCGCGTGCCCGCACCTGCGGGTTGTCGAGGATCCGGCTCGGGTCCACGACGCGGGCGGCCGGAACTCCCTGTACGAGGAGAGCACGCTCGAGTTCGTCGACCTCGCGGACCGCACAGAACTCGGTGACCAGTTCGTCGAGCCGGTCGTGACAGTGGCGACGGCCGCTCGCCGTCGCGAAGGTTTCGTCGAGGACGACGTCCGGAAGTCCGAGGATCGCGGCGAGGGCGGTCCACTGGTCGTCGTCGGTGACGGCGATAGCCAGCCAGTCGTCGTCGCCCGCACAGCGGTAGACGCCCTGCGGAGCAGCGGCCGGACCGCGGTTGCCGTCCCGGGTCGGTGCGTTGCCGTAGGCGCTGTACTCGACGGCCATCTCGGCGGCGACGTTCAATGCGCTCTCGACCATCGGCACCTCGACGAAGCAGCCGCGTCCACGAGCTCGGGCGAACTCGAGCGCCGACAACGTCGCGACCACTGCATGCAGTCCGGCGACGGGATCGCACGGGCCCTTGAGCACCATCGGGCTGCCGTCGCGGTATCCCGTCGTCCACGACAGCCCCGTGGCCTGTTCCATCGTCTGTGCGAATCCGGTACGGTCCCGCCACGGACCGGATAGCCCGAACGCGGGCATCCGGACGAACACCGCCGCGGGGTTCACCTCGTGGATGCGTTCCCATGTGAGACCGAAGTTGTCGAGGACGCGGGGCGAGAAGTTCTCGATGACGACGTCGGCGTGCCGGATCATCTCGAGCAGAACGTCGACCCCTTCGGGTCGGCTCAGGTCCAGGGTCACACCGAGTTTACCGGCGTTCGCGCCCTGGTAGACGCCGCCGGCCTCCCACCAGGAGGGCTCCGCCGGGGTGCGGGTGGACGTGAAGCGCATCCCGTCCGGGCGCTGCACGGACTCGACCTTGATCACTTCGGCGCCGAGCCCGGCGAGCAGTTGTGTGGCCGCGGGTCCCGCCCAGAATGCGGTGAGATCGAGGACCCGCACACCGGCCAGCAGCGCGGCGTCCGTCTCGTCGAGCGGACGCGACGGCTGCACGCGGGGTTCCCACGGCCGGGCGTCGTCGTGCTCACCGAGCGTCGGGGCGGGGCGGACCGCATCGGGCGATACACCCTCGACGAGGTACGGCCGTCGCGGCTGGACGAAGCCGGCCGGATTGTCGACGAACACGCCACGCTCCACGAAATGCGCGTTCTGCGTGACGGTCTCGGGTGTCCCGAGGGGCGACACCGGGATCCGCATGGCGCCGGCGATCTCGTCGATCGCCTCCACCGGCATCGTCATGGTCCACGACTCGATCATCGACTGGAACTCGGCGTAGCGTTCCTGGCGCCGACGCACGTCGACGATCGAATCGTCGGCCAGCAGTTCCGCCCGATCGATCATGATCAGGAAGTCCTGGAACATCTGCGCCGTGATCGTGCAGAAGCCGACGTAGCCGTCGAGGCACCGCTCGACCGACGGGATCTCGACGGTGCGGGGCGTGCGGCGGCCCGGAGCGCCCGTCAGAACGGCAGACACCGGGTGATAGAGAGCCATTGCGACGCCCATGGATTCGAGCATCGACAGGTCCGCCCACTCACCACCGCGGCCCCGACCGGCCGCACCGAGGCGCAGGCCCAGGGCGGTCGCGGCGGCAAAGGAGCCTGCGATCCACTCGCCGAGACGACCACCAGCCTGCAGTGGCTCGCGACCCTCGGGACCCCGGATCGCCAGCGAACCGGCGAGGGCCTGCAACGTGAACTCGGTGGCCGGCCGGTCGGCCCACGGACCACTCCGGCCGAACGGCGTGATCGACAGGATGTCGAGGCCGGGATACTGCGACCGGATCGACTCGATCTGCGCGACCGACAGTTCCCCGGACTCGACCACCAGATCGGCGCCGGCCACGAAGTCGAGGACGTGCGAGTCGGCGGGCCCACCGCGGAGCGACCGCTTACCGGCCGCGAGGTACCGGAACAGCGCACCGTCGTCCGGACCGGCGTTCCCGTCGAGGCGCCACCGCCGCAGCGGATCCCCGTCCGGACCGGCCTCGACCTTGACGATGTCGGCGCCCGCGTCCACCAGCATCTTGGTGCAGTACCCGCCGGCGATCCCCGTGGAGAAGTCGACCACACGGAAGTCCTGAAGCAACGAATGCGACTGTTGCACAGTGTTTCCTTTCGCTCGTCGAACGGTCAGCCGGTGACTGCGGTGAACTGCTCGCGCAGCACGCGCCGCAGCACCTTGCCCATGTCGTTGCGGGGCAGGTCGGCACGGAACTCGACGAAAGCGGGTACCCGGGACGAACGCAGCCGGGCGCCGACCCACTCTCGGATGACAGTGTCGGTGACCACACCGTCCGGGCTGTCCCCGCTCGGCACGATCGCCGCCACGACGACCTCGCCCCACCGGTCGTCGGGAACGCCGTAGACCACGACGTCGTCGACGTGCGGATGTTCCCCGATGACGTCCTCGATCTCGCCTGGGGACAGGTTCTCCCCGCCGCGGACGATCACGTCGTCGAGGCGGCCTTCGACGTAGACGTAGCCGCCATCGTCGATCCATCCTCCGTCCTTCGTGCGGAACCAGCCGTCGGCGTCGAGCAGCGAGGCGCCGGAGTACTCCCCCGAGACCTGGGCGCCGCGCACCCACAGTTCGCCGCGGGCGCCGGCCGGAACGGGGCGCCCGTCGTCGTCGCAGACCACGATCTCGACGTCAGGAACCGGTTGACCGACCGACCCTAGCCGGCGCTTGATCACGGGATCGGTCGACACCAGCGCCTCCCGATGATCCCGCGGCCCGAGAACTGCGATGGACGAGGAGGTTTCGGTGAGACCGTAGCCGTTGACGAAGTCGACGCCGGGCAGCAGTTCGAGTGCCCGTTCGACGACGGGCAGCGGCATGCGGCCGCCACCGTAGGACAGGTGTCGCAGCGAGGGCAGGCCCTGCCCGTCCTCGGTGAGGACGTCGACGATGCGCGCGAGCATCGTCGGGACGACCATGGCGTGGGTGATGTCCTGCTCGCGCACGAGCCGGACCCACTCGCGTTCGTCGAAGTTGGGCATCTGGACGATGCGGCGGCCGCTGTAGAGGCCGGTGAGCAGTCCCGCCACGCCCGCGATGTGGTAGGGCGGGACACTCACCAGCGCGGCCTCGTCGGGGCCCGCACTGAACAGTTCGGTACCGCCCAGAACGTACGAGACGAGGTGTCGGTGCCGCAGGATCGCGACCTTCGGGGTGCCGGTCGTTCCGCTGGTGTGCAGTAGGACCGCGGGCGCCTCGGGGTCCTGTTCGGCCGGTGCGACGTCGACGGCCCCGCCGTGGTCACCGCCACCGAGACTCGCGATCAATGCGTCGGGGGCGACGATCGAGACACCCGCGACGTCCGCGCCGACCCGTGCAACGTTGCCGTCCGCGACGAGTATCGCCGGCGCACGTCCTTCGATGAGGCGGCGCATCGGCTCGTCGGCCAAGCGGTAGCTGATCGGGGCGAACGGAATTCCGCTCCAGGCCGAGCCGAACAGCGCGATCGGGAAGGCGGCGGACGCCGTCGACCCGTAGAGCACGGCCTGTTCGGTGCTGTCGGCGCGATCGGCGGCGAACGCGCCGGCCAACTCGAGTAGTCGCGCGTAGCTGAGGCCGTCGCGCTTGTCGCCGACGGCGATACGATCGCCGTCCGCGCCCGCGGCGATCTCGAGAAGCGTGAGGATGTTCATCGGGTGCCTCAGTCCGATGCGGGCATCGCCTTGGGCGCCTTGACGCCCAGCGGCTCGTCCCCGACGGTGAGGGTGCCCGATCCCGGCTTGGTGCAGAGCAACTCGACGGAGCCGTCCGTGTTGCAGTAACGCTTGCCGAGCTGAATCTCACCACTCGTGGCCCCCTCGGGGGTGCCCGCCGACTCCGGCGTGACCATGGCGACGCCGTCGCAGCGGATGTCGACGTCCTGCGCCGGGATCCGGATGACGATCAGTTCGGCCGCGGAAGTTGCACTCCGCAATCTGGCTCCTACACGCAACTGCATGGGAAAACTCCTCGAGATCTTTCGCGGCTCGTAGCCGCGGGCACGTGGGAACGACGTCGGCGCCGGGACACTACCCATCCGGCGTCGGACATCCGAGCAAACGCTTGTTGCAAACAACTATTACAGCCGTGTGTGATCCACGTCAAACCTCGATACCGGCGGTGTCGGCATAGCCCCTCACGACAGGTCGAGAACCCGACCGCCCACGAGAACCGTTCCCACAGCGGAAGAATCAGGTGAACTCAGCATCTCCCGCAGGGCCACGTCGAGAACGACGAGGTCTGCCGGCGCCCCGGGACGTACGCGACGGGACGGTCCGCCCGGGCTGTCCGCAGACGCCAGATATCCCCGGAGCGCCCGGGAGGCGTCGAGCCGCTCGGCCGCTCCGAACACGACCCCGGATTCGGTCCGGCGCCGGGCCGCGGCCGCGATCACCGCCCATGGATCGAGCGGCCCGTAGGGGGCATCGCTCGACAGTGCGACGGGCACGCCCGCGTCGAGCAGGGTCCGGCACCGGTACAGGTCGCCGTGGTCGCGTTCGTCGACCCGGGCCCGGTAGTCGTCCCCGCGATCGGCGACGAACCCCGGTTGGGTGACGACGATCAGCCCGTGCCGGCGCAGCGCGTCGACCGCCTCGACCGGCACGATCGACGCGTGCTCTATGCGATCACCCGGCAGGCAGCCGACCTGGTCGAGGACGGCGAGCAGGACCAGCAGCGACTCGCGCGTGACACTGTGCACCGCGACGGCGCGCCCGTCCGCCCGCGCCCGGAGGACGGTATCGGCCAGACGATCGAGGTCGGGCGGGTCGGAGTCTGCGAGCACGATCTTGTACGGCCCCACCGTCACCCGGCCGTCGCACGCCGGCAGGCGCGCCGATCCGGGGGCGATACCCAGCAAGTGCAGACGTTGCGGAAGGTCACCGCACCGGACGGCGTCGACCAGCGCCGCGCAGGACCCGGTGGTCAGGTCGGGCGTGGCGTCGGTGACCGCCGTGATGCCCAGCCGCGCGAGGTCACGGCCGATGCCTGCCAGTGCGGGTGGCCGTCCGGTCGGCAGCCGGTCGCGGAGGACGTCGTCGGCACGCCATACCCGGCCGGTGGGGCGATCCGACGAGTCCCGTTCGATGCCGGGATGTCGGACGGCGGCCAGGCCGGCAGCCTCGACCGCGGCCGTGTTGAGCATCCACAGCGCGCCGCTGCGGTGCTGGACGCGGACCGGGCGCGGCGTGTGCAGCGCATCCAGTGCCGACGCGTCGAGTAGGCCCGCAACCGTTTCGACGTAGCCGACGCCCCGCACCCATCCCCCGGCGCCCGCGTCGGCGCCGGCCAGCGCGCGGGCCAACTCCGCGGGGTCGCGCACCGCGGGCGGACCACACCGGACCGAAGCGCGCGCCGCCGCCATCGCGTGCAGGTGCAGGTGGTGATCGACCAGTCCGGGCAGCACCGCGCCGCCGCGCGCGTCGAGCAGCTCGCCCCGGTCCGCGGCCAGCCCCGGCCCAACCTCGACGATCCGGCCCGCGACGACTCGCACGTCCAGGCCCGGCCGCCCCTCCACCTCTGCGTTGCGGACGACGAGTTCGGTTCTCACACCGACAGTCCCAGCTCGCGTAGTACCCGGGCGGTGTCGTGTCCGGGTGCCGGCGCGCGCACCGGGGCCCCGGGACGCCGCCCCGGCCGGGCGATCTCGATCTCGCCGTCATCGGTGGCGACCAGCCAGCGGTCGCCGCGCCAGTGGACCCGCGGCGGGTCCGCATCGACCCCGTCCAGCGTCGCGGCGACGACGTCGGCCATCGAGACCTCCCAGAGGTGTCCGGCGCTCCCGTCCGGGGGCACACTCATGGCCCGCACGGCCGCGGTGAGACCGGTGAGCGGGTCGGCGACGGCGTCGCCGACGAACATCGGCAGCCCGGCCTCGTCGAGGGCGACGAGACCGCTCGACGCGGCGACGTCGTCCCCGAAGCCGACCACCGCACAGTCACGTCCGCGAGCGGTGATCGAGATCCACGTGGTTCCCTCGGCGCATGCGGCGGCCGCGTCGAGCCCGAACCGTTCGAGTGCTCGCGGACGCGACGCCTCGACGACCACGTCCGCGGCGGCGACGAGCCGCGCCATCGCGGTGCGCCCCGCCCGGGTGTCCGGGTCGAGTACCACCGACTCGTGGCCCGCATGGAGCATGCTGTAGAAGCCCCGGTCCCCGAACCTGGCCCCGTCCAGGCGATTCGGTGTCTCGACCTTGATCACCCGCGCGCCCGCCGCCCCGAGCAGCTGCGCGCACAACGGGCCCGCCCACAACGCACTGAAGTCGACGACCAGCAGACCCTGTACGTTCCGCGGCCGGCCGGTGGTCGGGTCCGCGCCCTCGCTCACGGCCCGACGGATCGGGGCGGCCGCGATCCCCAACAGCTCCGCACGCTCCCCCAGGTCCGCCCCGGAGTGCTCCCGCAACCACGCCGCCACCGGGGGCCACGGATCGTCGCCGACGTCGCGGCCGATCATCGCCCCGAGCAGGGCGGGATCGTCCGGGCGGGCGCACGAGACCGCCGCCCAGCCGTCGGCGGTCGGCAGCAGTCGGCAGTGTCGCCCGACCGACAGGCTCCCGCCCCGGACACCTCCCGTGTAGGCG from Prescottella sp. R16 includes these protein-coding regions:
- a CDS encoding SDR family NAD(P)-dependent oxidoreductase; the encoded protein is MSDNDIPHVAVVTGASRGIGRAIARRFAADGIHVLAVSRSLRAGDGRLQGSLEETVAQIRADGGTAEALVFDLGDPTADRASVIAHAESVLGAPVDILVNNAAATRHFDQLYGEMTRESFYDSVETNVWAGWDLATAAVPGMRKRGAGWILSISSTQAGPRKGPPFAPNSTFGACLYGGTKAMIDRITTGAAMDLYDDNIAVNTLAPEYSIATENALTVPGVTTGNSEPEETIAEAALALCTGDPKVLTGKITRNLGILVELDRPVRTLDGTALVPGWQPDDIDKTRIRPGYLSAVI
- a CDS encoding Zn-ribbon domain-containing OB-fold protein — encoded protein: MSENIITTLLAPQRAGIPLPEPTVLSRPFWDGCVAGELRYQRCSACGHAEFDPNKLCRGCGADSLEWQVGSGRGTVYSYTEVTRPQTPAFTSPYVVVIVELDEGYHMVSNIIGCAPADVRIDMPVAVEFHEIEDGVVLPYFAPADSGVNG
- a CDS encoding thiolase family protein; the encoded protein is MTAHPFRDVVIVAAYNTEQARVLEGHNSFTISLEAARGVIAESGIDPTTIDGVYSKTAPQIVYSLGLGPVWNANNPGGITGVLHAASVVAAGLCETVLVADGEAGRYTERESTAPWTRPSNEFVAPFGLYTASEFALIARRHMHQHGTTSEQMAEIAATIRNNGNINPDAIYYGRGPFTAEDILASRMIADPFHLLDCAMTSEGGCALIVTTAERAKDLPGKPVYVLGGGLDHMGPSYQHAPSWDLGSRSSDIPNGYVGRRAARKSFAMAGLTPADVDVAELYDPFSFEIIRQFEAFEFCEEGEGGRWCVENVTGDDPKLPLTTDGGLMSYSHGGGIVQLTQRIARSVHQLQGVCATNQVDDPEVVLCSNGGAGAFFTDVLLLGSERP
- a CDS encoding CoA transferase, whose protein sequence is MQQSHSLLQDFRVVDFSTGIAGGYCTKMLVDAGADIVKVEAGPDGDPLRRWRLDGNAGPDDGALFRYLAAGKRSLRGGPADSHVLDFVAGADLVVESGELSVAQIESIRSQYPGLDILSITPFGRSGPWADRPATEFTLQALAGSLAIRGPEGREPLQAGGRLGEWIAGSFAAATALGLRLGAAGRGRGGEWADLSMLESMGVAMALYHPVSAVLTGAPGRRTPRTVEIPSVERCLDGYVGFCTITAQMFQDFLIMIDRAELLADDSIVDVRRRQERYAEFQSMIESWTMTMPVEAIDEIAGAMRIPVSPLGTPETVTQNAHFVERGVFVDNPAGFVQPRRPYLVEGVSPDAVRPAPTLGEHDDARPWEPRVQPSRPLDETDAALLAGVRVLDLTAFWAGPAATQLLAGLGAEVIKVESVQRPDGMRFTSTRTPAEPSWWEAGGVYQGANAGKLGVTLDLSRPEGVDVLLEMIRHADVVIENFSPRVLDNFGLTWERIHEVNPAAVFVRMPAFGLSGPWRDRTGFAQTMEQATGLSWTTGYRDGSPMVLKGPCDPVAGLHAVVATLSALEFARARGRGCFVEVPMVESALNVAAEMAVEYSAYGNAPTRDGNRGPAAAPQGVYRCAGDDDWLAIAVTDDDQWTALAAILGLPDVVLDETFATASGRRHCHDRLDELVTEFCAVREVDELERALLVQGVPAARVVDPSRILDNPQVRARGFAEKLDHPVLGAFEIPGLPVVFASNAAPAFTTPAPTLGQHNAQVLARLAGVDPERLAQLTVDNVIGERPLHL
- a CDS encoding class I adenylate-forming enzyme family protein; translated protein: MNILTLLEIAAGADGDRIAVGDKRDGLSYARLLELAGAFAADRADSTEQAVLYGSTASAAFPIALFGSAWSGIPFAPISYRLADEPMRRLIEGRAPAILVADGNVARVGADVAGVSIVAPDALIASLGGGDHGGAVDVAPAEQDPEAPAVLLHTSGTTGTPKVAILRHRHLVSYVLGGTELFSAGPDEAALVSVPPYHIAGVAGLLTGLYSGRRIVQMPNFDEREWVRLVREQDITHAMVVPTMLARIVDVLTEDGQGLPSLRHLSYGGGRMPLPVVERALELLPGVDFVNGYGLTETSSSIAVLGPRDHREALVSTDPVIKRRLGSVGQPVPDVEIVVCDDDGRPVPAGARGELWVRGAQVSGEYSGASLLDADGWFRTKDGGWIDDGGYVYVEGRLDDVIVRGGENLSPGEIEDVIGEHPHVDDVVVYGVPDDRWGEVVVAAIVPSGDSPDGVVTDTVIREWVGARLRSSRVPAFVEFRADLPRNDMGKVLRRVLREQFTAVTG
- a CDS encoding amidohydrolase family protein; translated protein: MRTELVVRNAEVEGRPGLDVRVVAGRIVEVGPGLAADRGELLDARGGAVLPGLVDHHLHLHAMAAARASVRCGPPAVRDPAELARALAGADAGAGGWVRGVGYVETVAGLLDASALDALHTPRPVRVQHRSGALWMLNTAAVEAAGLAAVRHPGIERDSSDRPTGRVWRADDVLRDRLPTGRPPALAGIGRDLARLGITAVTDATPDLTTGSCAALVDAVRCGDLPQRLHLLGIAPGSARLPACDGRVTVGPYKIVLADSDPPDLDRLADTVLRARADGRAVAVHSVTRESLLVLLAVLDQVGCLPGDRIEHASIVPVEAVDALRRHGLIVVTQPGFVADRGDDYRARVDERDHGDLYRCRTLLDAGVPVALSSDAPYGPLDPWAVIAAAARRRTESGVVFGAAERLDASRALRGYLASADSPGGPSRRVRPGAPADLVVLDVALREMLSSPDSSAVGTVLVGGRVLDLS
- a CDS encoding CoA transferase, which encodes MLTGRPDGPPVVPPGRAASCARELSDWIAAATAGTAHPVRVDGARVLAERAAYTGGVRGGSLSVGRHCRLLPTADGWAAVSCARPDDPALLGAMIGRDVGDDPWPPVAAWLREHSGADLGERAELLGIAAAPIRRAVSEGADPTTGRPRNVQGLLVVDFSALWAGPLCAQLLGAAGARVIKVETPNRLDGARFGDRGFYSMLHAGHESVVLDPDTRAGRTAMARLVAAADVVVEASRPRALERFGLDAAAACAEGTTWISITARGRDCAVVGFGDDVAASSGLVALDEAGLPMFVGDAVADPLTGLTAAVRAMSVPPDGSAGHLWEVSMADVVAATLDGVDADPPRVHWRGDRWLVATDDGEIEIARPGRRPGAPVRAPAPGHDTARVLRELGLSV